One Microbacter margulisiae genomic window carries:
- a CDS encoding DUF4251 domain-containing protein has product MKTRKIVLAVSMMVAGVLLASPLLARDFPKAQKESIQKEKKAAEKAAREAARMLTFRQALQALNDSTWILEANQVYSKWGRIFEVNDNTNFIMLEKGKAYLQLAFNGFRSGPNGIGGITLKGYPTKITITKDKQGNVTYNMNVMGNGLNADITLWLGYGDNHAEAMVNATFSSGQVSFAGRLVPLSQSNYFKSGLDF; this is encoded by the coding sequence ATGAAAACGAGAAAAATCGTATTAGCCGTTTCAATGATGGTAGCAGGAGTATTGCTGGCATCTCCGTTATTAGCACGTGATTTTCCAAAGGCACAAAAAGAAAGCATCCAAAAGGAGAAAAAAGCAGCAGAAAAGGCTGCACGGGAAGCTGCACGTATGCTTACCTTCAGACAGGCATTACAAGCATTGAATGATTCAACCTGGATACTGGAAGCAAATCAGGTGTACAGCAAATGGGGGCGTATCTTTGAGGTAAACGACAACACTAATTTCATTATGCTTGAAAAGGGGAAAGCTTATTTACAATTGGCATTCAATGGATTCAGGAGTGGTCCGAATGGCATTGGCGGCATTACTCTGAAAGGATATCCAACAAAAATTACCATTACAAAGGATAAGCAAGGGAATGTTACCTATAATATGAACGTGATGGGGAATGGTTTGAATGCAGATATCACTCTTTGGCTGGGCTATGGCGATAATCACGCAGAAGCAATGGTAAATGCCACCTTTAGTAGCGGACAGGTCAGCTTTGCGGGCCGACTGGTTCCTTTGTCGCAATCAAATTATTTCAAAAGCGGCTTGGATTTCTAA
- a CDS encoding GNAT family N-acetyltransferase codes for MKQLELHVVQPSEKEQVFSMLRDAALWLKEKKIDYWQSWLNSNDPSYHWIEEGINAYQFYFVVLDSSIVGMFRLQWNDEEFWGVQNDDAGYVHSFTVDRKYKGKELGKQILLLIEQVCKEHHKKYVRLDCGAHIKALCDYYENAGFVDKGDVLFKTHRLKLYEKRIPD; via the coding sequence ATGAAACAACTGGAATTACATGTGGTACAGCCATCTGAAAAAGAGCAAGTTTTCTCTATGCTACGGGATGCCGCCCTATGGTTGAAAGAAAAAAAGATTGATTACTGGCAAAGCTGGCTGAACTCGAACGATCCCAGCTATCATTGGATTGAAGAAGGAATAAATGCCTATCAGTTTTACTTTGTGGTGCTCGATTCGAGCATTGTTGGCATGTTCAGGTTGCAATGGAATGACGAAGAATTTTGGGGTGTTCAAAACGATGATGCCGGCTATGTACATTCTTTCACCGTAGATAGAAAATACAAAGGGAAAGAATTGGGGAAACAAATTCTACTCTTGATAGAGCAAGTATGTAAAGAACACCACAAAAAATATGTACGGCTTGACTGTGGAGCCCATATCAAAGCATTATGTGATTATTACGAGAATGCGGGATTTGTTGACAAAGGAGATGTACTTTTCAAAACACATCGCTTAAAGCTTTACGAAAAACGGATTCCTGATTGA
- a CDS encoding glycoside hydrolase family 2 protein, producing the protein MDSFSIVRFRLLFAITICCLLNTTSVVSQRQKLNFNDNWQFRNQEDLGQTVIHPEDTSYLFSGWETVTLPHTAKIEPLVIKHPWVGISWYKKDFVPNASWKGRKVYIEFGAVMQKAKVWFNGKLLMTHYVGYLPFVIDLTPYLEFGKRNRLLVQADNHDDPNTPPGRPIMSLDFCYYSGIYRDVSLVITHLLHITNAIKENKTASGGLFVWYPQVSEKSATVAIETNVRNEYSIAKHFFVVSSLRDRTGRIVAKTTSSGQSLLAGRDKSIRQEIKVTDPALWSPDRPYLYTLTVALKGKSGVEDKLSIRIGIRKFEIKNEHFLINGHPLLLVGTNRHQEYPYIGNALSDNAQYRDAVKIKEAGFNIVRLSHYPQSPAFMDACDELGLLTIDAIPGWQFVGKDTFQMRSYQDARELIRRDRNHPCVAMWELSLNESPMPDAFMKKMNEIAREESPNTKLITCGWIDRYYDVFIPARQHAKFPDYWKKYKGRIPLFTGEYGDWEYFAQDAGLNQAGYAGLKSDERTSRQLRSDGEKRLLQQALNFQEAHNDDLCNPHLGDANWLMFDYNRGYSPDIEASGIMDIFRLPKFAYYFYRSQAAPRVGVTSYDASPTVKIASFWNAKSTTDIKVYSNCQEVALYLNGKLIARKKAVRDKYSDHLPYPPFLFSLPAFKPGQLKAVGYIGGKPVKTDEVSTPGKTVSIRLSYDKSGRALKADGADVVFVYATLCDAKGNPVYDNGIKVRFTLRGDARLIGDNPASSECGVATILLQAGKIPGTVTVIAHAEGMPDIFLPIKMVK; encoded by the coding sequence ATGGATAGTTTCTCAATAGTGCGTTTCCGGCTACTTTTCGCTATAACTATATGTTGCCTGTTGAATACGACGAGCGTCGTTAGTCAACGACAAAAACTTAATTTCAATGATAACTGGCAGTTTCGCAATCAGGAAGATTTAGGGCAAACAGTCATTCATCCTGAGGATACCTCGTATTTGTTTTCAGGCTGGGAGACGGTTACTCTGCCTCATACTGCAAAAATTGAACCCTTGGTGATCAAGCATCCCTGGGTGGGAATCAGTTGGTACAAGAAAGATTTTGTACCGAATGCCAGCTGGAAGGGACGAAAAGTTTATATAGAGTTTGGCGCTGTGATGCAGAAGGCGAAGGTGTGGTTCAATGGGAAACTTCTGATGACTCACTATGTAGGATATCTTCCTTTTGTCATAGATCTTACTCCCTATCTTGAATTTGGAAAGAGAAATCGCTTGTTGGTTCAGGCCGATAACCATGACGACCCAAACACCCCTCCCGGACGTCCCATTATGAGTCTCGATTTTTGTTATTACAGCGGCATCTATCGAGACGTTTCTCTTGTTATAACCCATTTATTACATATTACCAATGCTATAAAAGAAAACAAAACGGCTTCCGGTGGATTATTTGTCTGGTATCCTCAGGTTTCCGAAAAATCGGCTACAGTTGCCATTGAAACTAACGTTCGAAATGAGTACAGCATAGCAAAACATTTTTTTGTTGTTTCCTCTTTGAGGGATAGAACCGGTCGGATAGTGGCAAAGACAACATCTTCCGGACAGTCTCTTTTGGCTGGTAGGGACAAAAGTATCCGACAGGAAATAAAAGTAACCGATCCGGCTCTGTGGAGTCCTGACCGTCCTTATCTATATACGTTAACGGTAGCGCTGAAAGGGAAGAGTGGGGTGGAGGATAAGCTGTCTATCCGGATCGGCATTCGTAAGTTTGAAATTAAAAATGAACATTTCCTGATAAACGGCCACCCGCTTCTGCTGGTAGGAACCAATCGCCATCAGGAATATCCTTACATTGGAAATGCCTTATCCGACAATGCTCAGTATCGTGATGCCGTCAAAATCAAAGAAGCCGGCTTCAATATTGTCCGTCTTTCGCACTATCCCCAGTCGCCGGCTTTTATGGATGCCTGCGATGAACTTGGACTTCTGACCATTGATGCCATCCCCGGTTGGCAGTTTGTGGGTAAGGATACGTTTCAGATGCGTTCGTATCAGGATGCACGCGAACTGATTCGTCGCGACCGCAATCATCCATGCGTTGCCATGTGGGAGCTTTCACTCAATGAATCGCCGATGCCTGATGCTTTTATGAAGAAAATGAATGAAATTGCCCGGGAAGAATCGCCCAATACAAAATTGATTACCTGTGGATGGATCGACCGGTATTATGATGTCTTTATTCCGGCACGGCAGCACGCCAAGTTTCCTGATTACTGGAAAAAATATAAGGGACGTATTCCTCTTTTTACCGGAGAATATGGTGATTGGGAGTATTTTGCTCAGGATGCAGGGCTGAACCAAGCGGGCTATGCCGGTTTGAAAAGCGATGAGCGCACCAGCCGGCAGTTACGTAGCGATGGAGAAAAACGATTGCTGCAACAAGCGCTCAATTTTCAGGAAGCTCATAATGATGACCTGTGCAATCCGCATCTGGGCGATGCCAACTGGTTGATGTTCGATTATAATCGTGGATATTCTCCAGATATTGAAGCTTCTGGAATAATGGATATTTTCCGTTTGCCTAAATTTGCTTACTATTTTTACCGTTCGCAAGCGGCACCCAGAGTTGGCGTAACATCGTATGATGCTTCACCGACGGTAAAAATAGCCAGTTTCTGGAACGCAAAGTCGACGACAGATATCAAGGTATATTCCAATTGCCAGGAGGTGGCGCTTTACCTGAACGGCAAACTGATTGCACGAAAAAAAGCTGTGCGCGACAAATATTCCGATCATCTTCCTTATCCGCCGTTTCTATTCTCTCTTCCGGCATTCAAACCCGGACAATTGAAAGCTGTAGGTTATATCGGAGGCAAACCGGTAAAGACTGATGAGGTCTCCACGCCCGGTAAAACGGTTTCTATTCGCCTGAGTTATGACAAAAGTGGCCGGGCTTTAAAGGCTGATGGTGCTGATGTGGTATTTGTCTATGCTACGCTGTGTGATGCAAAAGGGAATCCAGTGTACGACAATGGTATAAAAGTCAGATTTACGCTTCGTGGTGATGCCCGTTTGATTGGTGACAATCCGGCCAGCTCCGAATGCGGTGTGGCAACTATCTTATTGCAAGCTGGGAAAATACCAGGTACAGTTACCGTCATCGCTCATGCTGAGGGTATGCCTGATATTTTCTTGCCGATTAAAATGGTAAAATAG
- a CDS encoding secondary thiamine-phosphate synthase enzyme YjbQ: MIEQTQFTVHARHKGFHLITEEIKQSLPPLPGTGLLHLFIKHTSAALTINENADPDVQADMESIFNHLVKEREPYYEHTLEGDDDMPAHAKATLTGSSITIPITDHKLNLGIWQGIYLCEFRHHGGNRQIVATILS; the protein is encoded by the coding sequence ATGATTGAGCAAACCCAATTCACTGTACACGCCCGCCACAAAGGATTTCACCTGATTACAGAAGAAATTAAACAGTCCCTGCCTCCCCTACCTGGAACAGGATTATTACACCTTTTTATAAAGCATACCTCTGCTGCTTTAACCATCAACGAAAACGCCGACCCTGATGTACAAGCGGATATGGAAAGTATCTTTAATCATTTGGTAAAGGAACGGGAACCTTATTATGAACATACGTTGGAAGGAGATGATGATATGCCTGCACATGCAAAAGCAACCTTAACAGGATCAAGTATAACCATTCCCATTACAGATCATAAGCTTAATCTGGGTATATGGCAAGGTATTTATCTATGTGAGTTTCGCCATCATGGTGGAAATCGTCAGATTGTAGCAACAATTTTAAGTTAA